In Candidatus Methanosphaera massiliense, the following are encoded in one genomic region:
- the ribB gene encoding 3,4-dihydroxy-2-butanone-4-phosphate synthase, with protein sequence MNHEDMLDGTPNERVELALDTLRNGKGVIVTDDESRENEGDMFFAAESVTEQQMALLIREGSGIVCLCMSEDDADKLELPLMVENNTSTYKTAFTISIEAAEGVTTGVSAKDRVTTVRTCVKDNAKPTDLHHPGHVFPLRAKNGGVLERNGHTEANIDLMRMAGLKPMGVLCEITNPDGTMARMPRIIEFSEEHDMPVVTIQDIIKYKKEVYMDNT encoded by the coding sequence ATGAATCATGAAGATATGTTAGATGGAACACCAAATGAAAGAGTAGAATTAGCATTAGATACTCTTAGAAATGGAAAAGGTGTTATAGTTACAGATGATGAGTCACGTGAGAATGAAGGTGACATGTTCTTTGCAGCTGAAAGTGTTACAGAACAACAGATGGCCTTGTTAATACGTGAGGGTAGTGGAATAGTCTGTCTATGTATGAGTGAAGATGATGCTGATAAACTAGAATTACCTCTTATGGTTGAAAATAATACCAGTACATATAAAACAGCATTTACTATTAGTATAGAAGCCGCTGAGGGTGTTACTACAGGTGTATCTGCTAAAGACAGAGTCACTACTGTAAGGACTTGTGTTAAAGATAATGCAAAGCCTACTGATTTACATCATCCAGGCCATGTATTTCCATTAAGAGCTAAAAATGGTGGAGTACTTGAAAGGAACGGTCATACTGAGGCTAACATTGACTTGATGAGAATGGCAGGACTTAAACCTATGGGAGTTTTATGTGAAATAACAAATCCTGATGGAACAATGGCTAGAATGCCTAGAATAATTGAATTTTCAGAAGAGCATGATATGCCTGTTGTTACAATTCAGGATATTATTAAGTATAAAAAAGAAGTATACATGGATAATACATAA